A genome region from Brassica oleracea var. oleracea cultivar TO1000 chromosome C2, BOL, whole genome shotgun sequence includes the following:
- the LOC106327124 gene encoding uncharacterized protein LOC106327124 isoform X5 codes for MNVDQCQWPEKMMCMGVDGGCGAEEKKNDNKGVDLLAQASKHLSERSPYDVPEDGLALGLSVNTLPVVLANLLNQKDDKKRHKKSHHGTETKQKKKSSRQGEKLRAGSIWVEHDDYFRRLEAPDLETLSDLASLRSLSSRNCFLVPSASIQQRETDATARNEDAVCGEETQDILSEGVNEVVGHQPMTVDNVGDEISSGGLEWIVGCRNRILLTSERPSKKRRRLGSDAGLEKLVVAAPCRENALLCDFCCTGEAKGYHHQLIVCTSCKATVHKKCYGVVEDTDKTWLCSWCELENGRGNSERPCSLCPKKGGVLKPVLSKTENGGPPEFAHLYCSLWMPEVYIEDLNKMEPILNLPGIKETRRKLLCNLCKVKSGACTRCCYATCRASFHPICAREAGNRLEIWGKHGCDTVELRAFCSKHSDIQDSGRPINGGNINAADPPVCHLRTESIGDRLSNDETGVEVGTQGTGSDISRNSELQELESPRSEFDRSATDIVESGMTERSTDNEKKTRSESLSFVLILKKLINLGKVDVKDVAEEIGVNPDALNAKLMDGDLLPDLLGKIVKWLSQHAHMGTRDKCGNIKSTNTTKSERRAANCTEGIVMLDSDIVDPGVFSLERASAEICTGIGFVVDEAKANKPVLKKEISGNLPSDHSPEEQKPVVLDQEFRGKNTVHLSDDLGEKSNPSSSGLMVENAFSVGPNSSQNRLILNDPSPMILDLLDHEAYPGFSPHPYIHKELSEMGKGKTVKSSTNSYVDRMTTEPDGSEEGTKHLQDAGDHTTCCNSQSQSADCGDPFCRLAKARKFGILDMYPKDEVEGELLYYQLQLLGTGVSRKQLSDDLAYAVTKKLPLEIDEQHGRRWDDVLVNKYFHDVREARKQGRKEKRHKEAQAVLAAATQAAATSSRNTSLRKDTSEEPAQQEMSTNRRGGAHLVPQTKETLLKVPVSGPPSEKRSGQRTREFSLENPRSCDICRRSETIWNLIVVCSSCKVAVHMDCYKCAKESTGPWYCELCAESTGSFNFWEKPYSTTECALCGGTTGAFRKATDGQWVHAFCAEWSLESTFRRGQVNPVQGMESLAKNTNTCCVCQRIYGACIKCSYGNCQTTFHPTCARSARFHMTGGGKLPHKAYCEKHSLEQKAKAKSQKHEAVEQKSLKHYRVELERLRLLCERIVKREKLKRELAVFSHEILAARRDHAARNPFSPPEVSSDSATTSIKGYPDSNISGSEAIQRSDDITIDSTASVKQRRGKGLVLIDTDQKTDDSATSRGRFTRNPTESQLFSVKTVPRKHCIVSPSVSEEGDEESETKKVRRIFLS; via the exons ATGAACGTTGACCAATGCCAGTGGCCGGAGAAGATGATGTGTATGGGAGTGGACGGAGGTTGTGGTGCTGAAGAGAAGAAGAATGATAACAAGGGAGTCGATTTGTTAGCTCAGGCTAGCAAACATCTCTCGGAGAGGTCTCCTTACGATGTTCCTGAAGATGGTTTAGCTCTGGGGTTAAGTGTGAATACTCTGCCAGTTGTGTTAGCTAATTTGTTGAACCAAAAGGATGACAAGAAGCGGCATAAGAAGTCTCACCATGGGACTGAGACGAAGCAGAAGAAGAAGTCTTCTAGGCAAGGGGAGAAGTTGAGAGCTGGGAGTATATGGGTTGAACATGATGACTACTTTAGGCGCTTAGAGGCTCCTGATTTAGAAACTTTGTCAGATTTAGCTTCTCTACGTTCTTTATCTTCTAGAAACTGCTTTTTAGTTCCATCCGCTAGTATTCAACAGAGGGAAACTGATGCGACTGCTAGAAACGAGGATGCTGTTTGTGGAGAAGAAACTCAAGACATTCTTAGTGAAGGGGTAAACGAAGTTGTTGGTCATCAGCCAATGACTGTTGATAATGTGGGCGATGAGATCTCTTCTGGTGGTTTAGAATGGATTGTAGGCTGTAGAAATAGGATTTTGTTGACATCAGAAAGGCCCTCCAAAAAGCGGAGACGTCTTGGTAGTGATGCAGGTTTGGAGAAATTAGTGGTTGCCGCTCCTTGCAGAGAGAATGCATTGTTATGTGATTTTTGCTGCACTGGTGAGGCCAAGGGATACCATCACCAGTTGATTGTTTGCACTTCCTGCAAAGCCACAGTTCATAAAAAATGCTATGGTGTGGTTGAGGATACGGATAAGACATGGTTGTGCTCCTGGTGTGAGCTGGAGAATGGTCGTGGTAATAGTGAAAGACCGTGCTCGCTTTGTCCGAAAAAGGGTGGCGTTCTGAAACCTGTTCTCTCGAAAACTGAGAATGGTGGGCCACCGGAGTTTGCTCATCTGTATTGTTCTCTGTGGATGCCTGAGGTGTATATAGAAGACTTGAATAAAATGGAACCTATCTTGAATTTGCCTGGGATAAAAGAAACTCGCAGGAAGTTGTTGTGTAACTTGTGCAAGGTGAAATCTGGTGCTTGCACTCGATGTTGTTATG CAACATGCCGAGCATCTTTCCATCCTATATGTGCAAGGGAGGCAGGGAATAGGCTAGAAATCTGGGGAAAACATGGGTGTGACACT GTTGAACTGCGAGCTTTCTGCTCGAAGCATTCAGATATTCAAGATAGTGGAAGGCCTATAAACGGCGGAAATATTAATGCAGCTGATCCTCCTGTATGTCATCTTCGAACAGAATCTATAGGAGATCGCCTAAGTAATGATGAGACGGGAGTTGAAGTAGGAACACAAGGTACAGGTTCTGATATTTCGAGAAACAGTGAGTTGCAAGAACTGGAATCACCGCGTTCAGAATTTGACAGGTCTGCAACAGACATTGTTGAATCAGGGATGACTGAGAGGAGCACCGATAATGAAAAAAAAACTCGATCCGAGTCTCTTAGTTTTGTATTGATTCTGAAAAAG TTGATCAACCTGGGCAAAGTAGATGTGAAGGATGTGGCCGAAGAGATTGGGGTCAATCCTGATGCTTTGAATGCCAAACTTATG GACGGAGACTTGTTACCTGATTTACTAGGCAAGATAGTTAAATGGCTTAGCCAGCATGCACACATGGGTACTAGGGACAAATGCGGAAATATTAAAAGTACGAACACTACTAAATCTGAGCGTCGGGCAGCTAACTGTACTGAAGGCATTGTGATGTTAGATTCTGACATTGTAGACCCTGGTGTCTTTTCTTTGGAGCGAGCCTCTGCTGAAATTTGTACTGGTATTGGTTTTGTGGTTGATGAAGCTAAAGCTAATAAGCCAGTTTTGAAAAAAGAAATCAGTGGGAATTTGCCATCTGATCATTCTCCAGAAGAACAG AAACCAGTAGTGCTTGATCAGGAGTTTCGTGGGAAAAATACAGTTCATCTTTCTG ATGATCTCGGAGAAAAATCAAATCCCAGCTCGTCTGGACTAATGGTGGAGAATGCCTTTTCCGTGGGGCCAAATAGTTCTCAAAACCGTTTAATTTTGAACGATCCAAGTCCTATGATCTTGGATCTCCT TGATCATGAAGCATATCCTGGTTTCAGTCCTCATCCTTATATTCACAAAGAATTGTCAGAGATGGGCAAGGGAAAGACCGTGAAAAGCAGCACGAATTCTTATGTGGATAGGATGACAACCGAACCTGATG GCTCTGAAGAAGGAACCAAGCATCTGCAGGACGCTGGCGATCATACTACCTGTTGTAATTCCCAAAGTCAGAGTGCAGACTGCGGAGACCCATTTTGTCGGTTAGCTAAAGCTAGGAAATTTGGCATACTGGATATGTATCCTAAAGATGAAGTGGAAGGAGAACTTCTATATTATCAACTTCAGTTACTTGGCACCGGAGTTTCAAGAAAACAACTATCGG ACGATCTAGCCTACGCAGTTACCAAAAAGCTGCCCCTGGAGATTGATGAACAGCATGGACGAAGATGGGATGATGTGCTGGTCAACAAATATTTCCATGATGTCAGGGAAGCAAGAAAGCAAGGTAGGAAAGAGAAAAGACACAAAGAAGCCCAGGCTGTTCTAGCAGCTGCTACTCAAGCAGCAGCAACATCTTCTCGGAATACATCGCTCAGGAAAGATACGTCAGAAGAACCTGCTCAACAAGAG ATGAGTACGAATAGACGTGGCGGCGCCCACCTAGTGCCACAGACAAAGGAAACACTTTTAAAGGTGCCGGTTTCCGGTCCACCATCTGAGAAGCGTTCTGGTCAGCGTACACGAGAATTTTCATTAGAAAATCCACGAAGTTGTGACATCTGCAGACGCTCTGAAACTATATGGAACCTGATTGTGGTGTGCTCTAGTTGCAAG GTTGCTGTTCACATGGATTGCTACAAATGTGCTAAAGAATCTACTGGTCCTTGGTACTGTGAACTATGTGCGGAATCTACTGGTTCTTTCAATTTTTGGGAAAAACCGTATTCTACTACAGAGTGTGCTTTATGTGGAGGCACAACTGGGGCATTTAGGAAAGCCACAGATGGCCAGTGGGTTCATGCATTTTGTGCTGAG TGGTCTCTTGAATCAACCTTCAGAAGGGGTCAAGTAAATCCTGTGCAGGGAATG GAATCTCTGGCTAAGAACACCAACACTTGTTGTGTATGCCAACGGATATATGGTGCATGCATTAAG TGTAGTTATGGTAACTGCCAGACGACATTTCACCCCACCTGTGCCAGAAGTGCTCGCTTTCATATGACTGGTGGTGGAAAACTTCCGCATAAGGCTTACTGTGAGAAACACAGCTTGGAGCAGAAGGCAAAG GCTAAATCTCAGAAACATGAGGCAGTGGAACAGAAAAGTCTCAAACATTATAGG GTTGAACTTGAGAGGTTACGCCTTCTGTGTGAGCGTATAGTCAAGAGGGAGAAGTTAAAA CGAGAGCTGGCTGTTTTCTCGCATGAGATACTTGCTGCCAGAAGGGATCACGCTGCACGTAATCCATTTTCTCCTCCTGAAGTTTCATCGGACTCTGCTACAACGTCAATTAAAGGTTATCCAGATAGTAATATATCTGGCAGTGAAGCAATACAGAGGTCAGATGATATCACCATCGACAGCACAGCCTCTGTTAAGCAGCGGCGAGGCAAAGGTCTCGTTTTAATAGACACTGATCAGAAAACAGACGATAGTGCTACTTCCAGGGGTCGGTTTACTCGTAATCCAACCGAAAGCCAATTATTTTCTGTGAAAACCGTTCCACGCAAACATTGTATAGTCTCGCCAAGTGTTTCAGAGGAAGGAGATGAAGAATCAGAGACCAAGAAGGTGAGAAGAATATTTTTGTCCTAA
- the LOC106327124 gene encoding uncharacterized protein LOC106327124 isoform X6, translating into MNVDQCQWPEKMMCMGVDGGCGAEEKKNDNKGVDLLAQASKHLSERSPYDVPEDGLALGLSVNTLPVVLANLLNQKDDKKRHKKSHHGTETKQKKKSSRQGEKLRAGSIWVEHDDYFRRLEAPDLETLSDLASLRSLSSRNCFLVPSASIQQRETDATARNEDAVCGEETQDILSEGVNEVVGHQPMTVDNVGDEISSGGLEWIVGCRNRILLTSERPSKKRRRLGSDAGLEKLVVAAPCRENALLCDFCCTGEAKGYHHQLIVCTSCKATVHKKCYGVVEDTDKTWLCSWCELENGRGNSERPCSLCPKKGGVLKPVLSKTENGGPPEFAHLYCSLWMPEVYIEDLNKMEPILNLPGIKETRRKLLCNLCKVKSGACTRCCYATCRASFHPICAREAGNRLEIWGKHGCDTVELRAFCSKHSDIQDSGRPINGGNINAADPPVCHLRTESIGDRLSNDETGVEVGTQGTGSDISRNSELQELESPRSEFDRSATDIVESGMTERSTDNEKKTRSESLSFVLILKKLINLGKVDVKDVAEEIGVNPDALNAKLMDGDLLPDLLGKIVKWLSQHAHMGTRDKCGNIKSTNTTKSERRAANCTEGIVMLDSDIVDPGVFSLERASAEICTGIGFVVDEAKANKPVLKKEISGNLPSDHSPEEQKPVVLDQEFRGKNTVHLSDDLGEKSNPSSSGLMVENAFSVGPNSSQNRLILNDPSPMILDLLDHEAYPGFSPHPYIHKELSEMGKGKTVKSSTNSYVDRMTTEPDGSEEGTKHLQDAGDHTTCCNSQSQSADCGDPFCRLAKARKFGILDMYPKDEVEGELLYYQLQLLGTGVSRKQLSDDLAYAVTKKLPLEIDEQHGRRWDDVLVNKYFHDVREARKQGRKEKRHKEAQAVLAAATQAAATSSRNTSLRKDTSEEPAQQEMSTNRRGGAHLVPQTKETLLKVPVSGPPSEKRSGQRTREFSLENPRSCDICRRSETIWNLIVVCSSCKVAVHMDCYKCAKESTGPWYCELCAESTGSFNFWEKPYSTTECALCGGTTGAFRKATDGQWVHAFCAEWSLESTFRRGQVNPVQGMESLAKNTNTCCVCQRIYGACIKCSYGNCQTTFHPTCARSARFHMTGGGKLPHKAYCEKHSLEQKAKAKSQKHEAVEQKSLKHYRVELERLRLLCERIVKREKLKRELAVFSHEILAARRDHAARNPFSPPEVSSDSATTSIKGYPDSNISGSEAIQRSDDITIDSTASVKQRRGKGLVLIDTDQKTDDSATSRGRFTRNPTESQLFSVKTVPRKHCIVSPSVSEEGDEESETKKKHLRRSL; encoded by the exons ATGAACGTTGACCAATGCCAGTGGCCGGAGAAGATGATGTGTATGGGAGTGGACGGAGGTTGTGGTGCTGAAGAGAAGAAGAATGATAACAAGGGAGTCGATTTGTTAGCTCAGGCTAGCAAACATCTCTCGGAGAGGTCTCCTTACGATGTTCCTGAAGATGGTTTAGCTCTGGGGTTAAGTGTGAATACTCTGCCAGTTGTGTTAGCTAATTTGTTGAACCAAAAGGATGACAAGAAGCGGCATAAGAAGTCTCACCATGGGACTGAGACGAAGCAGAAGAAGAAGTCTTCTAGGCAAGGGGAGAAGTTGAGAGCTGGGAGTATATGGGTTGAACATGATGACTACTTTAGGCGCTTAGAGGCTCCTGATTTAGAAACTTTGTCAGATTTAGCTTCTCTACGTTCTTTATCTTCTAGAAACTGCTTTTTAGTTCCATCCGCTAGTATTCAACAGAGGGAAACTGATGCGACTGCTAGAAACGAGGATGCTGTTTGTGGAGAAGAAACTCAAGACATTCTTAGTGAAGGGGTAAACGAAGTTGTTGGTCATCAGCCAATGACTGTTGATAATGTGGGCGATGAGATCTCTTCTGGTGGTTTAGAATGGATTGTAGGCTGTAGAAATAGGATTTTGTTGACATCAGAAAGGCCCTCCAAAAAGCGGAGACGTCTTGGTAGTGATGCAGGTTTGGAGAAATTAGTGGTTGCCGCTCCTTGCAGAGAGAATGCATTGTTATGTGATTTTTGCTGCACTGGTGAGGCCAAGGGATACCATCACCAGTTGATTGTTTGCACTTCCTGCAAAGCCACAGTTCATAAAAAATGCTATGGTGTGGTTGAGGATACGGATAAGACATGGTTGTGCTCCTGGTGTGAGCTGGAGAATGGTCGTGGTAATAGTGAAAGACCGTGCTCGCTTTGTCCGAAAAAGGGTGGCGTTCTGAAACCTGTTCTCTCGAAAACTGAGAATGGTGGGCCACCGGAGTTTGCTCATCTGTATTGTTCTCTGTGGATGCCTGAGGTGTATATAGAAGACTTGAATAAAATGGAACCTATCTTGAATTTGCCTGGGATAAAAGAAACTCGCAGGAAGTTGTTGTGTAACTTGTGCAAGGTGAAATCTGGTGCTTGCACTCGATGTTGTTATG CAACATGCCGAGCATCTTTCCATCCTATATGTGCAAGGGAGGCAGGGAATAGGCTAGAAATCTGGGGAAAACATGGGTGTGACACT GTTGAACTGCGAGCTTTCTGCTCGAAGCATTCAGATATTCAAGATAGTGGAAGGCCTATAAACGGCGGAAATATTAATGCAGCTGATCCTCCTGTATGTCATCTTCGAACAGAATCTATAGGAGATCGCCTAAGTAATGATGAGACGGGAGTTGAAGTAGGAACACAAGGTACAGGTTCTGATATTTCGAGAAACAGTGAGTTGCAAGAACTGGAATCACCGCGTTCAGAATTTGACAGGTCTGCAACAGACATTGTTGAATCAGGGATGACTGAGAGGAGCACCGATAATGAAAAAAAAACTCGATCCGAGTCTCTTAGTTTTGTATTGATTCTGAAAAAG TTGATCAACCTGGGCAAAGTAGATGTGAAGGATGTGGCCGAAGAGATTGGGGTCAATCCTGATGCTTTGAATGCCAAACTTATG GACGGAGACTTGTTACCTGATTTACTAGGCAAGATAGTTAAATGGCTTAGCCAGCATGCACACATGGGTACTAGGGACAAATGCGGAAATATTAAAAGTACGAACACTACTAAATCTGAGCGTCGGGCAGCTAACTGTACTGAAGGCATTGTGATGTTAGATTCTGACATTGTAGACCCTGGTGTCTTTTCTTTGGAGCGAGCCTCTGCTGAAATTTGTACTGGTATTGGTTTTGTGGTTGATGAAGCTAAAGCTAATAAGCCAGTTTTGAAAAAAGAAATCAGTGGGAATTTGCCATCTGATCATTCTCCAGAAGAACAG AAACCAGTAGTGCTTGATCAGGAGTTTCGTGGGAAAAATACAGTTCATCTTTCTG ATGATCTCGGAGAAAAATCAAATCCCAGCTCGTCTGGACTAATGGTGGAGAATGCCTTTTCCGTGGGGCCAAATAGTTCTCAAAACCGTTTAATTTTGAACGATCCAAGTCCTATGATCTTGGATCTCCT TGATCATGAAGCATATCCTGGTTTCAGTCCTCATCCTTATATTCACAAAGAATTGTCAGAGATGGGCAAGGGAAAGACCGTGAAAAGCAGCACGAATTCTTATGTGGATAGGATGACAACCGAACCTGATG GCTCTGAAGAAGGAACCAAGCATCTGCAGGACGCTGGCGATCATACTACCTGTTGTAATTCCCAAAGTCAGAGTGCAGACTGCGGAGACCCATTTTGTCGGTTAGCTAAAGCTAGGAAATTTGGCATACTGGATATGTATCCTAAAGATGAAGTGGAAGGAGAACTTCTATATTATCAACTTCAGTTACTTGGCACCGGAGTTTCAAGAAAACAACTATCGG ACGATCTAGCCTACGCAGTTACCAAAAAGCTGCCCCTGGAGATTGATGAACAGCATGGACGAAGATGGGATGATGTGCTGGTCAACAAATATTTCCATGATGTCAGGGAAGCAAGAAAGCAAGGTAGGAAAGAGAAAAGACACAAAGAAGCCCAGGCTGTTCTAGCAGCTGCTACTCAAGCAGCAGCAACATCTTCTCGGAATACATCGCTCAGGAAAGATACGTCAGAAGAACCTGCTCAACAAGAG ATGAGTACGAATAGACGTGGCGGCGCCCACCTAGTGCCACAGACAAAGGAAACACTTTTAAAGGTGCCGGTTTCCGGTCCACCATCTGAGAAGCGTTCTGGTCAGCGTACACGAGAATTTTCATTAGAAAATCCACGAAGTTGTGACATCTGCAGACGCTCTGAAACTATATGGAACCTGATTGTGGTGTGCTCTAGTTGCAAG GTTGCTGTTCACATGGATTGCTACAAATGTGCTAAAGAATCTACTGGTCCTTGGTACTGTGAACTATGTGCGGAATCTACTGGTTCTTTCAATTTTTGGGAAAAACCGTATTCTACTACAGAGTGTGCTTTATGTGGAGGCACAACTGGGGCATTTAGGAAAGCCACAGATGGCCAGTGGGTTCATGCATTTTGTGCTGAG TGGTCTCTTGAATCAACCTTCAGAAGGGGTCAAGTAAATCCTGTGCAGGGAATG GAATCTCTGGCTAAGAACACCAACACTTGTTGTGTATGCCAACGGATATATGGTGCATGCATTAAG TGTAGTTATGGTAACTGCCAGACGACATTTCACCCCACCTGTGCCAGAAGTGCTCGCTTTCATATGACTGGTGGTGGAAAACTTCCGCATAAGGCTTACTGTGAGAAACACAGCTTGGAGCAGAAGGCAAAG GCTAAATCTCAGAAACATGAGGCAGTGGAACAGAAAAGTCTCAAACATTATAGG GTTGAACTTGAGAGGTTACGCCTTCTGTGTGAGCGTATAGTCAAGAGGGAGAAGTTAAAA CGAGAGCTGGCTGTTTTCTCGCATGAGATACTTGCTGCCAGAAGGGATCACGCTGCACGTAATCCATTTTCTCCTCCTGAAGTTTCATCGGACTCTGCTACAACGTCAATTAAAGGTTATCCAGATAGTAATATATCTGGCAGTGAAGCAATACAGAGGTCAGATGATATCACCATCGACAGCACAGCCTCTGTTAAGCAGCGGCGAGGCAAAGGTCTCGTTTTAATAGACACTGATCAGAAAACAGACGATAGTGCTACTTCCAGGGGTCGGTTTACTCGTAATCCAACCGAAAGCCAATTATTTTCTGTGAAAACCGTTCCACGCAAACATTGTATAGTCTCGCCAAGTGTTTCAGAGGAAGGAGATGAAGAATCAGAGACCAAGAAG AAACATTTGCGAAGGAGCTTGTGA